A single genomic interval of Nocardia bhagyanarayanae harbors:
- a CDS encoding zinc-dependent alcohol dehydrogenase, with amino-acid sequence MKAVTWQGRRKISVDSVPDPRIESPTDAIVRVTSSGICGSDLHLYEVLGAYMSEGDVLGHEPMGIVEEVGSEVTGLAKGDRVVVPFQISCGRCVMCAAGLPTQCETTQVRDYGSGAALFGYSKLYGQVPGGQAEYLRVPYAEHTHIKVPEGPDDDRFLYLSDVLPTAWQAVEYAGVPDGGSVTVLGLGPIGDMACRVAAQHGYRVIGVDRVPERLARVAARGIEVIDFEAVGQPLGDVIRELTDGRGTDAVIDAVGMEAHGSPFASIAQRSAAYLPDAVAQKLMDNAGIDRLAALHSAIDIVRRGGTISLVGVYGGMVDPIPMRVLFDKQIQLRMGQANVTRWVDDIMPLLVDDDPLGVESFATHRLPLSAAPEAYAMFQQKSDGAVKIVLEPSA; translated from the coding sequence ATGAAGGCCGTGACGTGGCAGGGCAGGCGCAAGATATCGGTCGATTCCGTGCCGGATCCGCGCATCGAATCGCCCACCGACGCGATCGTGCGGGTGACGTCCTCGGGCATCTGCGGTTCCGATCTGCACCTCTACGAAGTGCTCGGCGCGTACATGAGCGAGGGCGACGTGCTCGGACACGAGCCGATGGGCATCGTCGAGGAGGTCGGCTCGGAGGTGACCGGTCTGGCGAAGGGCGACCGGGTGGTGGTGCCCTTCCAGATCAGCTGCGGTCGATGCGTGATGTGCGCGGCGGGTCTGCCGACCCAGTGCGAGACCACGCAGGTCCGCGACTACGGCAGCGGTGCGGCGCTGTTCGGTTATTCCAAGCTCTACGGACAGGTGCCGGGCGGGCAGGCCGAATATCTGCGCGTGCCGTACGCCGAGCACACGCACATCAAGGTGCCCGAGGGTCCCGATGACGACCGCTTTCTCTACCTTTCGGACGTGCTGCCCACGGCGTGGCAGGCCGTCGAGTACGCCGGTGTGCCGGACGGCGGCTCGGTCACCGTGCTGGGCCTCGGCCCGATCGGTGATATGGCCTGCCGGGTCGCCGCGCAGCACGGTTACCGCGTGATCGGCGTCGATCGGGTGCCCGAGCGTCTCGCGCGGGTCGCCGCGCGCGGCATCGAGGTGATCGACTTCGAGGCGGTCGGTCAGCCGCTCGGCGATGTGATCAGGGAGCTGACCGACGGCCGCGGCACCGACGCGGTGATCGACGCCGTCGGTATGGAGGCGCACGGTTCGCCGTTCGCCTCGATCGCCCAGCGCTCCGCGGCCTACCTGCCGGATGCCGTGGCGCAGAAGCTGATGGACAACGCGGGCATCGATCGTCTCGCCGCGCTGCACTCGGCGATCGACATCGTGCGCAGGGGCGGGACGATCTCGCTGGTCGGCGTGTACGGCGGAATGGTCGATCCGATTCCGATGCGGGTGCTGTTCGACAAGCAGATCCAGCTGCGCATGGGCCAGGCCAACGTCACCCGCTGGGTCGACGACATCATGCCGCTGCTTGTGGACGACGATCCGCTCGGCGTGGAATCCTTTGCCACGCACCGCCTTCCGCTGTCGGCCGCGCCGGAGGCCTACGCGATGTTCCAGCAGAAGTCCGACGGCGCGGTGAAGATCGTGCTCGAACCGAGCGCCTGA
- a CDS encoding lipopolysaccharide assembly protein LapA domain-containing protein codes for MATESRSFLSRISPTQWAALALTVLAVLFVIENRTKVTIEFLLISVQSPMWLILLVMFAIGWIAGVLTVRKRR; via the coding sequence ATGGCCACCGAATCCCGTTCGTTCTTGTCGCGGATCTCGCCCACGCAGTGGGCCGCACTCGCTCTGACGGTGCTCGCGGTGCTGTTCGTCATCGAGAACCGCACCAAGGTGACGATCGAATTCCTGCTGATCAGCGTGCAGTCGCCGATGTGGCTGATCCTGCTCGTCATGTTCGCCATCGGCTGGATCGCCGGCGTGCTGACCGTGCGCAAGCGGCGCTAG
- the add gene encoding adenosine deaminase produces MTGTVRPDLAEFVRGLPKAELHLHLEGTLEPELKFRLAERNGIRLPERTVEEVRQTYRFHDLTSFLRVYYPAMQVLQQPRDFHDLAFEYLTRAHADGIRHVEMFFDPQAHTGRGVPFESVIGGYRSAIVQAHREFGISAELILCFLRDHSAEYAMATLMEALPYRDWIIGVGLDSDERGNPPRKFAAVFERARREGFLLTMHCDIDQPDSREHIRQALEEIGVDRLDHGTNIVEDERLVELVRAKGIGLTCCPVSNSFVTAQMKSDEIIGLLDRGLLVTLNSDDPAYFGAYAADNYLALEKHAGLDADRLVELARNSFRASWLTPARLDGYLREIDAYVANS; encoded by the coding sequence ATGACCGGTACTGTTCGTCCTGACCTCGCCGAGTTCGTCCGCGGCCTGCCCAAGGCCGAGCTGCACTTGCACCTCGAGGGGACCTTGGAGCCGGAGTTGAAGTTCCGGCTGGCCGAACGCAACGGCATCCGGTTGCCGGAGCGGACGGTGGAGGAGGTGCGCCAGACCTACCGCTTCCACGACCTGACCTCGTTCCTGCGGGTCTACTACCCGGCCATGCAGGTGTTGCAGCAGCCGAGGGACTTTCACGATCTGGCGTTCGAATACCTGACCAGGGCGCACGCCGACGGCATCCGGCACGTCGAGATGTTCTTCGACCCGCAGGCGCACACCGGACGCGGCGTTCCGTTCGAGTCCGTCATCGGCGGCTACCGCTCCGCGATCGTCCAGGCCCACCGTGAATTCGGCATCTCCGCGGAACTGATCCTGTGCTTCCTGCGCGACCATTCGGCGGAATACGCGATGGCCACACTGATGGAGGCGCTGCCCTACCGGGACTGGATCATCGGCGTCGGCCTGGACTCCGACGAGCGCGGCAACCCACCGCGCAAGTTCGCCGCCGTGTTCGAACGGGCCCGCCGCGAGGGCTTCCTGCTCACCATGCACTGCGACATCGATCAGCCCGACTCCCGCGAACACATCCGCCAGGCGCTGGAGGAGATCGGCGTCGACCGGCTCGACCACGGCACCAATATCGTGGAGGACGAGCGGTTGGTGGAATTGGTGCGAGCCAAAGGCATCGGACTCACCTGCTGTCCGGTCTCGAACTCCTTCGTCACCGCGCAGATGAAATCCGACGAGATCATCGGGCTGCTGGACCGCGGCCTGCTGGTCACGCTCAACAGCGACGATCCCGCCTACTTCGGCGCCTACGCCGCGGATAATTACCTGGCGCTGGAGAAGCACGCCGGGCTGGACGCCGATCGGCTGGTGGAACTGGCCCGCAATTCCTTCCGCGCGTCCTGGCTGACCCCGGCGCGCCTGGACGGCTACCTCCGCGAGATCGACGCCTACGTCGCCAACAGCTGA
- a CDS encoding LLM class flavin-dependent oxidoreductase, protein MTLQLGVILPTSSPDPEQPILGDVRAAARFAEAAGLESVWSTDHLVASAPILDSTVVLATAAAVTDRVRIGYGVLLLALRPVAWAAKQIGALQYVSENRLLLGVGTGNPAHGDVGWRAAGASFADRGQRTDEALRLLPDLVAGKPVTLTDGTELALSPGATMPPILVAGDGPRARRRAAEYADGWITIGASPTRIAASARELTTLAEGFRRTTPTITVVVPPLSTVPAQAADQLAEYATAGAERVILAPSPAGWEASYEFAAELQQSL, encoded by the coding sequence ATGACTTTGCAGCTCGGTGTCATCCTGCCCACCTCGTCCCCCGATCCCGAACAGCCCATCCTCGGCGACGTCCGCGCGGCCGCGAGATTCGCCGAAGCGGCAGGGCTCGAATCGGTATGGTCGACAGACCATTTGGTCGCCAGCGCCCCGATCCTGGACAGCACGGTGGTGCTGGCCACGGCAGCCGCGGTGACCGACCGCGTGCGAATCGGCTACGGCGTGCTGCTGCTCGCCCTGCGCCCGGTCGCCTGGGCGGCCAAGCAGATCGGCGCGTTGCAGTACGTGTCGGAGAACCGGCTGTTGCTCGGCGTGGGCACCGGCAATCCGGCGCACGGCGACGTCGGCTGGCGCGCCGCGGGCGCGTCCTTCGCGGACCGCGGCCAACGCACCGACGAGGCGCTGCGCCTCCTCCCCGACCTCGTCGCCGGAAAACCGGTGACGCTCACCGACGGAACGGAGCTCGCCCTCTCCCCCGGCGCGACGATGCCACCGATCCTGGTCGCCGGCGACGGTCCACGGGCACGGCGGCGGGCGGCCGAATACGCCGACGGCTGGATCACGATCGGCGCGAGTCCCACCCGAATCGCCGCGAGCGCACGCGAATTGACCACGCTCGCCGAAGGATTCCGTCGCACCACGCCGACGATCACCGTGGTCGTCCCGCCGCTGTCCACCGTGCCCGCGCAGGCAGCCGACCAGCTGGCCGAATACGCCACCGCCGGTGCCGAACGGGTGATCCTCGCGCCGTCGCCCGCGGGATGGGAGGCGAGTTACGAGTTCGCCGCCGAGCTCCAGCAGTCGCTGTGA
- the steA gene encoding putative cytokinetic ring protein SteA, whose protein sequence is MRMLALLSKNTETLPGLTGVARVDRNTRRLLRRIGPGDVVVLDEMDLDRITADRLVEAGVAAVINTSPSISGRYPNLGPEVLVANGIPLLDTVSSDAFTKIKDGSRVRIDGGVVYADKLTKKEPEVLVEAIELTEATVAERMIEARNGLADHLEAFAGNTIEFVRTESPLLIDGIGVPELELDMKRRHVVVVADGPDHVDDLKRLKPFVKEYAPIMVGVGRGADTLMKQGYKPDLIVGDPEEITSATMKCGAEVILPADTDGHAKGLERIQDLGIGATTFPSSGAPADLALLLAHHHGAALIVTVGAAASLDDFFDRGRRDSNPATFLTRLKLGTKLMDAKAVATLYRNRVSGVAIAMVVLAALIAVIVVLLASNSGGEVLDWGVDTWNRLAVRAEGLLQDLSNTRGR, encoded by the coding sequence ATGAGGATGCTGGCGTTGTTGTCGAAGAACACCGAAACGCTGCCCGGTCTGACCGGGGTGGCCCGGGTGGATCGCAACACCCGGCGCCTGCTGCGACGGATCGGTCCCGGCGATGTCGTCGTACTCGACGAGATGGACTTGGATCGGATCACCGCCGACCGGCTGGTGGAGGCGGGCGTGGCCGCGGTGATCAACACCTCGCCCTCGATCTCCGGCCGCTACCCGAACCTGGGTCCGGAAGTCTTGGTGGCCAACGGCATTCCGCTGCTGGACACGGTCAGCTCCGACGCCTTCACCAAGATCAAGGACGGCAGCCGGGTCCGCATCGACGGTGGCGTCGTCTACGCGGACAAGCTGACCAAGAAGGAGCCGGAGGTCCTGGTCGAGGCCATCGAGCTCACCGAGGCCACCGTCGCGGAGCGGATGATCGAGGCGCGCAACGGCCTGGCCGATCACCTGGAGGCTTTCGCGGGCAACACCATCGAGTTCGTCCGCACCGAGAGCCCGCTGCTCATCGACGGCATCGGGGTTCCCGAGCTGGAGCTCGACATGAAGCGCAGGCACGTGGTCGTGGTGGCCGATGGTCCCGACCACGTCGACGACCTGAAGCGGCTCAAGCCGTTCGTCAAGGAGTACGCGCCGATCATGGTCGGCGTCGGCCGAGGGGCGGATACCCTGATGAAGCAGGGTTACAAGCCGGATCTGATCGTCGGCGATCCGGAGGAGATCACCTCGGCGACCATGAAGTGCGGCGCGGAGGTCATCCTGCCCGCCGACACCGACGGCCACGCCAAGGGCCTGGAACGTATCCAGGATCTGGGCATCGGCGCGACCACCTTCCCGTCCTCCGGCGCGCCCGCCGATCTCGCACTGCTGCTGGCCCACCACCACGGCGCCGCGCTCATCGTGACCGTCGGCGCGGCCGCCTCGCTCGACGACTTCTTCGACCGCGGCCGCCGCGACAGCAACCCGGCCACCTTCCTGACCAGACTCAAGCTCGGCACCAAGCTGATGGACGCCAAGGCCGTCGCCACCCTGTACCGCAACCGGGTGTCGGGCGTGGCGATCGCGATGGTGGTGCTGGCCGCGCTGATCGCGGTCATCGTGGTGCTGCTCGCCTCCAACTCCGGCGGCGAAGTGCTCGACTGGGGCGTGGACACCTGGAACCGCCTCGCGGTCCGGGCCGAGGGCCTCCTACAAGACCTGTCGAACACTCGGGGGCGGTAA
- a CDS encoding copper transporter, producing the protein MISLRQHATSLVAVFLALAMGVVLGSQTLAADLLSGLRADKTELREQVDALGARNRHLTDQLDAADRFIAGYADRVLGGALGGRSVVVFTTPDADAADVEAVSNGMQTAGATVTGRIALTDAFADATEGDRLRTAITNVIPAGAQLRTGGVDQGSMAGDLLGLVLLLDPGNAQPRSTPQELSLVLETLRGGGFLAYGDTPVQPAQLAVVVTGDGAKAAENSQGSNLARFAGGLRGRGAGVVLAGRFGAAEGAGPIAAARSDAALATTLTTVDNLDREIGRVTAVLGLTEQLNGGAGRYGTGAKATSLTLAALPG; encoded by the coding sequence ATGATCTCACTGCGCCAGCACGCGACATCGCTCGTGGCCGTCTTCCTCGCGCTCGCCATGGGCGTGGTGCTGGGCTCGCAGACGCTAGCCGCCGACCTCCTCTCCGGACTGCGCGCGGACAAGACCGAGCTGCGTGAGCAGGTCGACGCGCTCGGCGCGCGGAACCGCCATCTCACCGACCAGCTCGACGCCGCCGACCGGTTCATCGCGGGCTACGCGGACCGCGTTCTCGGCGGCGCCCTCGGCGGTCGCTCGGTAGTGGTCTTCACCACTCCGGACGCGGACGCCGCCGACGTCGAGGCGGTGTCGAACGGCATGCAGACCGCGGGCGCGACGGTGACGGGCCGGATCGCGCTGACCGACGCCTTCGCCGACGCGACCGAGGGCGACCGGCTTCGCACCGCGATCACCAACGTCATCCCGGCGGGCGCGCAGTTGCGCACCGGCGGCGTCGACCAAGGCAGCATGGCGGGCGATCTGCTCGGCTTGGTGCTGCTGCTCGATCCGGGCAACGCGCAACCGCGCAGCACCCCGCAGGAGCTGAGCCTGGTGCTGGAGACCCTGCGCGGCGGCGGCTTCCTCGCCTACGGCGACACACCGGTGCAGCCCGCCCAGCTCGCGGTGGTGGTGACCGGCGACGGCGCGAAAGCCGCGGAGAACAGCCAAGGTTCGAATCTGGCCCGGTTCGCCGGCGGACTGCGCGGGCGCGGCGCGGGCGTCGTGCTCGCAGGTCGTTTCGGCGCGGCCGAGGGCGCGGGCCCGATCGCGGCCGCCCGGTCCGACGCGGCGCTGGCCACCACCCTGACCACCGTCGACAATCTGGATCGGGAGATCGGCAGGGTGACCGCCGTCCTCGGGCTCACCGAACAGCTCAACGGCGGCGCGGGGCGATACGGCACCGGCGCGAAGGCGACCTCGCTCACCCTCGCCGCGCTGCCGGGCTGA
- a CDS encoding CTP synthase, translating into MGQTRIQTRTATKHIFVSGGVASSLGKGLTASSLGQLLTARGLRVTMQKLDPYLNVDPGTMNPFQHGEVFVTEDGAETDLDVGHYERFLDRDLSRDANVTTGQIYSSVIAKERRGEYLGDTVQVIPHITDEIKSRILAMSGPDLQGQTPDVVITEIGGTVGDIESQPFLEAARQIRHDVGRDNVFFLHVSLVPYLAPSGELKTKPTQHSVAALRNIGIQPDALILRCDREVPQALKSKIALMCDVDVDACISTPDAPSIYDIPKVLHREGLDAYVVRRLGLPFRDVDWTVWGDLLDRVHSPREEVEVALVGKYVDLPDAYLSVTEALRAGGFASRAKVKIRWVPSDECETESGAAAALRDVDAVLIPGGFGIRGIEGKVGAIRFAKTRKIPLLGLCLGLQCVVIEAARSVGLTEANSAEFEPDTPHPVISTMADQEQAVAGEADLGGTMRLGAYPATLQKGSVVAQAYGAEHVSERHRHRYEVNNAYRDKVASSGLKFSGVSPDGHLVEFVELPADVHPFFVATQAHPELKSRPTRPHPLFAALIAAALKYKLAERLPVDIPGEELANAE; encoded by the coding sequence GTGGGTCAAACACGGATTCAGACGCGAACCGCTACCAAACATATCTTCGTAAGCGGTGGTGTCGCCTCCTCATTGGGTAAAGGCCTTACCGCTTCCAGCCTCGGTCAGCTGCTGACGGCGCGCGGTCTGCGCGTCACCATGCAGAAACTCGACCCTTATCTGAACGTCGATCCGGGCACCATGAATCCGTTCCAGCACGGAGAGGTGTTCGTGACGGAGGACGGCGCCGAGACCGATCTGGACGTCGGCCACTACGAGCGGTTCCTCGACCGGGACCTGTCCCGCGACGCGAATGTGACCACGGGGCAAATCTATTCGTCGGTCATCGCCAAGGAGCGCCGCGGCGAGTACCTGGGCGACACGGTGCAGGTGATCCCGCACATCACCGACGAGATCAAGAGCCGCATCCTCGCGATGAGCGGACCGGATCTGCAGGGGCAGACCCCCGACGTGGTGATCACCGAGATCGGCGGCACCGTCGGCGACATCGAGTCGCAGCCCTTCCTCGAGGCCGCCCGGCAGATCCGTCACGACGTAGGCCGCGACAACGTCTTCTTCCTGCACGTCTCGCTGGTGCCGTACCTGGCGCCCTCGGGTGAGCTGAAGACCAAGCCGACCCAGCACTCGGTGGCCGCGCTGCGCAACATCGGCATCCAGCCCGACGCGCTGATCCTGCGCTGCGACCGCGAGGTGCCGCAGGCGCTCAAGAGCAAGATCGCGCTCATGTGCGACGTCGATGTGGACGCCTGCATCTCCACCCCCGACGCGCCCTCCATCTACGACATCCCGAAGGTGCTGCACCGCGAGGGCCTGGACGCGTACGTGGTGCGCAGGCTCGGCCTGCCGTTCCGCGACGTGGACTGGACCGTATGGGGCGACCTGCTCGATCGCGTGCACTCGCCGCGCGAGGAGGTCGAGGTCGCGCTGGTCGGCAAGTACGTCGACCTGCCCGACGCGTACCTGTCGGTCACCGAGGCGCTGCGCGCGGGCGGGTTCGCCTCGCGCGCCAAGGTGAAGATCCGCTGGGTGCCCTCCGACGAATGCGAGACCGAGTCCGGCGCGGCGGCCGCGCTGCGTGACGTGGACGCGGTGCTGATCCCCGGCGGCTTCGGCATCCGCGGCATCGAGGGCAAGGTCGGCGCCATCCGCTTCGCCAAGACCAGGAAGATCCCGCTGCTCGGGCTGTGCCTCGGCCTGCAGTGCGTGGTGATCGAGGCGGCCCGCTCGGTCGGCCTCACCGAGGCCAACTCGGCCGAGTTCGAGCCGGACACACCGCACCCCGTCATCTCGACCATGGCCGACCAGGAGCAGGCCGTGGCGGGCGAGGCCGATCTCGGCGGCACCATGCGTCTCGGCGCGTACCCGGCCACGCTGCAGAAGGGCTCCGTCGTCGCGCAGGCCTACGGCGCCGAGCACGTGTCCGAGCGGCACCGGCACCGCTACGAGGTGAACAACGCCTACCGCGACAAGGTCGCCTCCAGCGGCCTGAAGTTCAGCGGCGTCTCGCCCGACGGGCACCTGGTCGAGTTCGTCGAGCTGCCCGCCGACGTGCACCCGTTCTTCGTTGCGACCCAGGCGCACCCGGAGCTCAAGAGCCGCCCGACCCGCCCGCATCCGCTGTTCGCGGCGCTCATCGCTGCGGCGCTGAAATACAAGCTGGCCGAACGGCTTCCGGTGGACATCCCCGGCGAGGAACTGGCGAACGCGGAATAG
- a CDS encoding NUDIX domain-containing protein, which translates to MSDRGGDVPGRHDFETVASKTLYTGAILALRQDRVAMPGGHVVEREVVEHHAAVAVAAIDDDDNIVLIRQYRHPLGTRLLELPAGLLDIPGEDPLAAAKRELAEETGLAAREWAVLVDVALSPGFTDEALRVYLASGLSDTDRPDPEFEEADLELVRMPITEAVRAALAGEITNATAVAGVLALVAARSGDTPLRPADAPWPGQPTALLRRQAALPPET; encoded by the coding sequence ATGAGCGACAGAGGGGGAGATGTGCCGGGACGTCACGACTTCGAGACCGTCGCGAGCAAGACGCTGTACACCGGTGCGATCCTGGCCCTGCGCCAGGACCGGGTGGCGATGCCCGGCGGGCACGTGGTCGAACGGGAGGTCGTCGAGCACCACGCCGCCGTCGCGGTGGCCGCGATCGATGACGACGACAACATCGTGCTGATCCGCCAGTACCGGCACCCGCTCGGCACCCGGCTGCTCGAGCTGCCCGCGGGCCTGCTCGACATTCCCGGCGAGGACCCGCTCGCGGCGGCCAAGCGCGAGCTCGCCGAGGAGACCGGGCTCGCCGCGCGGGAATGGGCGGTGCTGGTCGACGTGGCGCTCTCGCCGGGGTTCACCGACGAGGCGCTGCGGGTCTACCTGGCCAGCGGGCTGTCCGACACCGACCGGCCGGACCCGGAGTTCGAAGAGGCGGACCTGGAACTGGTCCGCATGCCGATCACCGAGGCGGTGCGCGCGGCGCTGGCCGGGGAGATCACCAACGCCACCGCGGTGGCGGGCGTGCTCGCCCTCGTCGCGGCGCGGTCCGGCGACACGCCGCTGCGACCCGCCGATGCGCCGTGGCCGGGGCAACCCACCGCGCTGCTGCGGCGTCAAGCGGCGCTACCGCCGGAAACCTGA
- the xerD gene encoding site-specific tyrosine recombinase XerD: MVAREINSYLDHLAVERGAARNTLGAYRRDLERYRDFLIGRGVTELDRVTESDVADFTVALRAGGEQHPPLAASSVARALIAVRGLHRFAAAEGLTRTDVAHAVKPPAPGRRLPKALPYDKVLRLLEAAGGAIADEEQSAVDGGPRGLRDRALLELLYSTGARISEMVGLDVDDLDTDERAVVLRGKGGKQRMVPIGRPALAAVDAYLVRGRPALAAAGKNAAGALFLNARGGRLSRQSAWQVLQTAAERAGIGAAVSPHTLRHSFATHLLDGGADVRVVQELLGHASVTTTQIYTLVTVNTLREVWATAHPRAR, from the coding sequence GTGGTTGCGCGCGAGATCAACTCCTACCTCGACCATCTCGCGGTCGAGCGCGGAGCCGCGCGCAACACCCTCGGCGCCTATCGCCGCGATCTCGAGCGCTATCGCGATTTCCTGATCGGGCGCGGCGTCACCGAATTGGATCGGGTCACCGAATCCGATGTCGCCGACTTCACCGTCGCCCTGCGCGCCGGCGGCGAGCAGCATCCGCCGCTGGCCGCGAGTTCGGTGGCGCGCGCGTTGATCGCGGTGCGCGGACTGCACCGCTTCGCCGCGGCCGAGGGACTCACCAGGACCGACGTCGCGCACGCGGTGAAGCCGCCCGCACCGGGCAGGCGGCTGCCCAAGGCGCTGCCCTACGACAAGGTGCTGCGTCTGCTGGAGGCGGCGGGCGGCGCCATCGCGGACGAGGAACAGAGCGCGGTCGACGGCGGACCGCGTGGGCTGCGCGACCGCGCCCTGCTGGAACTGCTCTACTCCACGGGCGCGCGCATCTCCGAGATGGTCGGCCTCGACGTCGACGATCTCGACACCGACGAACGCGCCGTCGTCCTGCGCGGCAAGGGCGGCAAACAACGCATGGTGCCGATCGGCCGCCCCGCGCTGGCCGCCGTGGACGCCTATCTGGTGCGCGGGCGTCCGGCGCTGGCCGCGGCGGGCAAGAACGCCGCGGGCGCCCTGTTCCTGAACGCGCGCGGCGGGCGGCTGTCGCGCCAGAGCGCTTGGCAAGTCCTGCAGACCGCCGCCGAACGCGCGGGAATCGGCGCGGCCGTCTCGCCGCACACCTTGCGGCACTCGTTCGCGACGCACCTGCTCGACGGCGGCGCCGACGTGCGTGTCGTGCAGGAACTGCTCGGGCACGCCTCGGTGACGACCACCCAGATCTACACGCTGGTCACCGTGAACACGCTGCGCGAAGTGTGGGCGACCGCCCATCCGCGCGCCCGCTGA
- a CDS encoding ParA family protein, whose product MGAGAQPLTGPRSDGYSDAAAETLWGSGAEPVPESPELGPTGRPLRLVPDPPPVARHGEALIVAMCNQKGGVGKTTSTINLGAALAEYGRRVLLVDLDPQGALSAGLGVAHHDLDLTVHNLLVGSRTSIDDVLMQTKVENMDLLPSNIDLSAAEIQLVNEVGREQTLGRALEPVRDRYDYILIDCQPSLGLLTVNALACSDGVIIPMECEYFSLRGLALLNDTVEKVRDRLNPRLSLYGIVVTMFDARLLHSRQVMARVVEVFGDLVYDTAIARTVRFPDASVAGEPITTWAPKSGGAEAYRSMAREVIHRSGR is encoded by the coding sequence ATGGGTGCTGGGGCGCAGCCGCTTACGGGGCCCCGGTCGGACGGGTACTCGGACGCCGCGGCGGAAACGCTGTGGGGCAGTGGGGCCGAGCCCGTTCCGGAGAGCCCGGAACTGGGACCGACCGGACGCCCACTGCGCCTGGTGCCCGACCCGCCGCCGGTCGCCCGGCACGGCGAGGCGCTCATCGTGGCCATGTGCAACCAGAAGGGCGGGGTCGGCAAGACGACCTCCACCATCAATCTCGGCGCGGCACTGGCCGAATACGGCCGTCGCGTGCTGCTGGTCGATCTGGATCCGCAGGGCGCGCTCTCGGCCGGACTCGGCGTCGCCCATCACGATCTCGACCTCACGGTGCACAACCTGCTCGTCGGCAGCCGCACCTCCATCGACGACGTGCTGATGCAGACCAAGGTCGAGAACATGGACCTGCTGCCGAGCAACATCGATCTCTCGGCCGCGGAAATCCAGCTCGTCAACGAGGTCGGCAGGGAACAAACCCTCGGTCGCGCACTGGAACCCGTGCGCGACCGCTACGACTACATCCTCATCGACTGCCAGCCCTCGCTCGGCCTGCTCACCGTCAACGCGCTGGCCTGCTCCGACGGCGTCATCATTCCGATGGAGTGCGAGTACTTCTCGCTGCGCGGGCTCGCGCTGCTCAACGACACCGTGGAGAAGGTGCGCGACCGGCTGAACCCGCGACTGAGCCTGTACGGCATCGTGGTCACCATGTTCGATGCCCGCCTACTACATTCGCGCCAGGTGATGGCGCGCGTCGTCGAGGTCTTCGGCGATCTGGTCTACGACACGGCCATCGCGCGCACCGTCCGCTTCCCGGACGCCAGCGTGGCCGGTGAACCCATTACCACGTGGGCGCCGAAATCCGGTGGCGCCGAAGCATATCGGTCGATGGCGCGGGAAGTCATCCACCGTTCCGGCCGGTGA
- a CDS encoding segregation and condensation protein A has protein sequence MANSGDAVRPDDAEQGGFRLKLSNFEGPFDLLLTLISSRKLDVTEVALHQVTDEFIAYTKAMTASMNEQSGLRADKILDQTTEFLVVAATLLDLKAARLLPSGEVTDAEDLELLEARDLLFARLLQYRAFKQVAELLGELEAVALRRYPRSVGLEERFAGLLPEVTLGVDAAGFADIAAAAFRPRPTPKVGLDHLHAHAISVAEQAALVLERLKARGAGGWTTFAELVADCEMPVQIVARFLALLELYRGKTIEFDQPDPLGPLAISWIGDPEDGAPAPAVTIEEDYG, from the coding sequence ATCGCGAACTCGGGCGATGCGGTGCGGCCGGACGATGCCGAGCAGGGTGGTTTCCGGCTCAAGCTCAGCAATTTCGAGGGGCCGTTCGATCTGCTGCTCACGCTGATCAGTTCACGCAAGCTGGATGTCACCGAGGTGGCGTTGCATCAGGTCACCGACGAGTTCATCGCCTACACGAAGGCGATGACCGCGAGCATGAACGAGCAGAGCGGGCTGCGCGCGGACAAGATCCTCGACCAGACCACCGAATTCCTGGTCGTCGCCGCGACCCTGCTCGACCTGAAGGCCGCGCGGTTGCTGCCCTCCGGTGAGGTCACCGACGCCGAGGATCTCGAGTTGCTGGAGGCGCGCGATCTGCTGTTCGCCCGCCTGCTTCAGTACCGGGCGTTCAAGCAGGTCGCGGAGTTGCTCGGCGAACTGGAGGCGGTCGCGCTGCGGCGCTATCCGCGCTCGGTCGGCTTGGAGGAGCGGTTCGCCGGTCTGCTGCCCGAGGTTACGCTGGGAGTCGACGCGGCCGGATTCGCCGATATCGCCGCCGCGGCGTTCCGTCCGCGCCCGACGCCGAAGGTCGGACTGGACCACCTGCACGCGCACGCCATCTCGGTCGCCGAGCAGGCCGCGCTGGTGCTGGAACGACTGAAGGCGCGCGGCGCGGGCGGGTGGACGACGTTCGCGGAGCTGGTCGCCGACTGCGAGATGCCGGTGCAGATCGTGGCGCGCTTCCTCGCGCTGCTCGAGCTGTATCGGGGCAAGACCATCGAGTTCGACCAGCCCGATCCGCTCGGCCCGCTCGCGATCAGCTGGATCGGCGACCCAGAGGACGGAGCTCCGGCGCCGGCCGTGACGATCGAGGAGGACTACGGGTGA